One Methylocaldum marinum DNA window includes the following coding sequences:
- the ubiB gene encoding ubiquinone biosynthesis regulatory protein kinase UbiB, with product MIRPKLIRRLLHIQRTLVRHGLDELILATHLFRPIRFVGTLSPNYWLGSKEAPRGERIRRTLEDLGPIFVKFGQTLSTRRDLLPDDIAEELIKLQDRVPAFPGNEAKAIIEQTLGQPVARIFAEFDETPLASASVAQVHAARLHDGQDVVVKVLRPGIDKQIRSDIALLYELAALAQRFWSDARRLRPIEAVAEFEKTILDELDLVREAANAAEMRRRFEDSEILYIPKVYWPYTRRQVMVMERISGIPVGEVETLRREGVDFKLLAERGVEIFFTQVLRDSFFHADMHPGNIFVAPPARYIAVDFGIVGSISREDKRYVAENLLAFFNRDYRRVAEMHIESGWIPKTTRVEEFESAIRAVSEPIFEKPLKDISYGHLLLRLFQVARRFDMEVQPQLVLLQKTLLNIEGLGRDLYPELDLWQTAKPFLENWFKDEMGPRAGLKKIQSQLPGWAESWPEMPMLIHRTLENAATGKLTITFQSRELEQIHREIKENRRRTLTGIAGGALLVSAAVLSGSAASLTAAGVTGALGALLLVGAWF from the coding sequence GTGATCCGCCCGAAACTGATCCGGCGTTTGCTGCATATTCAACGGACGCTGGTGCGTCATGGACTGGACGAACTGATACTGGCCACCCACCTGTTCCGCCCTATCCGCTTCGTCGGCACCCTTTCCCCGAATTATTGGCTAGGCTCGAAAGAAGCACCGCGCGGCGAACGAATTCGCCGAACCTTGGAGGACCTGGGACCGATTTTCGTCAAATTCGGCCAGACCCTGTCCACCCGCCGGGACCTTCTGCCCGACGACATCGCCGAAGAACTGATCAAGCTTCAGGACCGCGTGCCGGCATTCCCCGGCAACGAGGCCAAGGCCATCATCGAACAAACGCTGGGACAGCCGGTCGCCCGAATTTTCGCCGAATTCGACGAAACGCCGCTCGCCTCGGCCTCGGTGGCACAGGTACACGCCGCGCGGCTGCATGACGGCCAGGATGTGGTGGTCAAGGTGCTCCGGCCCGGCATCGACAAGCAGATCCGATCGGATATCGCCCTGTTGTACGAACTGGCAGCACTTGCTCAGCGCTTCTGGAGCGACGCCCGGCGTCTTCGCCCCATCGAGGCCGTCGCCGAATTCGAAAAGACCATCCTGGACGAACTCGACCTGGTCCGCGAAGCGGCCAATGCCGCCGAAATGCGGCGCCGATTCGAGGACTCCGAGATACTTTACATTCCCAAGGTCTATTGGCCGTACACGCGGCGTCAGGTCATGGTCATGGAGCGCATATCCGGCATTCCGGTCGGCGAGGTGGAAACCCTTCGGCGCGAAGGCGTCGATTTCAAGCTCCTGGCGGAACGAGGGGTTGAGATCTTCTTTACCCAGGTGCTGCGCGACAGCTTCTTCCATGCGGACATGCATCCCGGCAATATTTTCGTCGCGCCGCCCGCCCGGTACATCGCCGTCGACTTCGGCATCGTCGGCAGTATTTCCCGGGAAGACAAGCGCTACGTCGCCGAGAATCTCCTGGCCTTTTTCAACCGCGACTACCGCCGGGTCGCGGAAATGCATATCGAATCGGGATGGATTCCCAAGACCACCCGCGTCGAGGAATTCGAGTCGGCCATAAGGGCGGTGAGCGAACCGATTTTCGAAAAACCGTTGAAGGATATCTCCTACGGTCATTTACTACTGCGGCTGTTCCAGGTCGCCCGCCGCTTCGACATGGAAGTACAGCCGCAACTGGTGCTGCTTCAAAAAACCCTGCTGAACATCGAAGGACTCGGCCGCGACCTCTACCCCGAACTGGATCTCTGGCAGACCGCCAAGCCGTTTCTGGAAAACTGGTTCAAAGACGAAATGGGCCCCAGGGCCGGCCTGAAAAAAATCCAGTCGCAACTGCCCGGATGGGCGGAATCCTGGCCCGAAATGCCGATGTTGATACACCGAACACTGGAAAACGCCGCGACCGGAAAGCTGACGATCACTTTCCAGTCGCGCGAACTGGAGCAAATCCATCGTGAAATCAAGGAGAATCGGCGGCGCACCCTGACCGGAATCGCCGGCGGCGCCCTGCTGGTCAGCGCTGCGGTCCTGTCCGGCTCCGCCGCCTCGCTGACCGCCGCCGGCGTTACCGGCGCCCTGGGAGCACTCCTTCTGGTTGGTGCCTGGTTCTAA
- a CDS encoding gamma-butyrobetaine hydroxylase-like domain-containing protein — MAIPLPTDIKLHQKSRILEIAFEDGSRFELPCEYLRVYSPSAEVRGHGPGQEILQLGKEDVTITEIRPVGNYGIAPSFSDGHDSGIYTWEILYNLGVHQAELWNEYLRKLEREGYVRRTET; from the coding sequence ATGGCCATCCCGCTGCCCACCGACATCAAGCTGCACCAAAAATCGCGGATTCTCGAAATTGCGTTCGAAGACGGATCGAGGTTCGAGCTGCCCTGCGAGTATCTTAGGGTTTACTCGCCCTCCGCCGAGGTTCGCGGTCACGGACCGGGCCAGGAAATCCTGCAGCTCGGGAAAGAGGACGTCACCATCACCGAGATCCGGCCGGTGGGCAATTACGGCATTGCGCCCAGCTTCAGCGACGGCCACGATAGCGGCATCTACACTTGGGAGATACTGTACAATCTCGGCGTGCATCAGGCAGAGCTCTGGAACGAATATTTAAGGAAACTGGAAAGGGAGGGATACGTGCGTCGAACCGAGACCTGA
- a CDS encoding ubiquinone biosynthesis accessory factor UbiJ, with protein MTARHPVLAGVLAEALEHAVAHYLSLDTNSRKWLTPIAGKVIELRVLPFETSIFFCPTESDMQILGDFSGRPNVTLTGSIPAFARLRLGEPASRLLAAGVVEIDGDMDTARRFQALFEKLDIDWEFHLAQYTGRAFASTCLDLVRSGFGWTRDSLKTLRLDVAEYWQEESRELPTQFEADAFYSEVDRLRADFDRLQARVERLRLALQANSTSPESAA; from the coding sequence GTGACGGCGCGTCACCCGGTGTTGGCCGGTGTTCTGGCCGAGGCGCTGGAGCACGCGGTCGCGCACTATTTGAGCCTCGATACCAACAGTCGAAAATGGCTGACTCCGATCGCGGGCAAGGTCATAGAGCTGCGGGTGCTTCCGTTCGAGACATCGATTTTTTTCTGTCCGACCGAATCGGATATGCAGATTCTCGGCGATTTCAGCGGCCGCCCGAACGTGACGCTGACCGGCTCGATCCCCGCCTTTGCCAGGCTGAGGCTCGGGGAACCGGCCAGCCGCCTCCTCGCGGCCGGCGTCGTCGAAATCGACGGCGACATGGATACGGCGCGCCGCTTCCAGGCGTTGTTCGAAAAGCTCGATATCGATTGGGAGTTTCACCTCGCTCAATATACCGGCCGGGCCTTCGCCTCGACCTGCCTGGACCTGGTCCGCTCGGGATTCGGCTGGACCCGGGATTCACTGAAAACCTTAAGACTCGATGTCGCGGAATATTGGCAGGAAGAAAGTCGGGAATTGCCGACTCAATTCGAGGCTGACGCCTTTTATTCCGAGGTCGACCGCTTGCGCGCCGATTTCGATCGCCTCCAGGCCCGGGTCGAGCGGCTTAGGCTGGCGCTGCAGGCCAATTCCACGTCCCCCGAATCCGCCGCCTAG
- the ubiE gene encoding bifunctional demethylmenaquinone methyltransferase/2-methoxy-6-polyprenyl-1,4-benzoquinol methylase UbiE, whose amino-acid sequence MNDQKTTHFGFSEVPASEKAKMVKAVFDSVAGKYDIMNDLMSLGIHRIWKRIALQLSHVRAGEKVLDLAGGTGDMTSLFQKRVGPNGRVILSDINAEMLKRGRDRLIDEGVVDNVGYAQIDAEKLPFPDNHFDCVCIAFGLRNVTHKEEALRSIHRVLKPGGRAIILEFSEAQGDLFKKAYDLYSFKVLPMLGKFIANDADSYKYLAESIRMHPNQEKLKQMMLEAGFERCEYFNLTHGVVAVHRGYKV is encoded by the coding sequence ATGAACGATCAAAAAACCACCCACTTCGGCTTCAGTGAGGTTCCCGCGAGCGAAAAGGCCAAGATGGTCAAAGCCGTGTTCGACTCGGTCGCGGGCAAATACGACATCATGAACGACCTCATGTCCCTGGGTATTCACCGGATTTGGAAACGGATCGCCCTGCAGCTGAGCCATGTGCGCGCCGGCGAAAAGGTTCTGGATTTGGCGGGCGGCACCGGAGACATGACGTCCCTGTTCCAAAAGCGGGTCGGCCCGAACGGCCGGGTCATTCTGTCCGACATCAATGCCGAGATGCTTAAGCGGGGCCGCGACCGGCTGATTGACGAGGGCGTCGTCGACAATGTCGGCTACGCGCAGATCGATGCCGAAAAACTGCCGTTCCCGGACAATCATTTCGATTGCGTCTGCATCGCCTTCGGTCTCCGCAACGTGACCCACAAGGAGGAAGCGTTGCGCTCGATACATCGCGTTCTGAAACCGGGCGGACGGGCAATCATCCTGGAATTCTCGGAAGCGCAGGGAGACCTTTTCAAGAAAGCCTACGATCTCTACTCGTTCAAGGTCCTGCCGATGCTCGGCAAATTCATCGCCAACGATGCGGACAGCTACAAATACCTGGCCGAATCCATCCGGATGCACCCCAATCAGGAAAAACTCAAGCAGATGATGCTCGAAGCCGGCTTCGAGCGCTGCGAATATTTCAATCTGACCCACGGTGTGGTGGCCGTTCACCGCGGCTACAAGGTCTGA
- the rpoZ gene encoding DNA-directed RNA polymerase subunit omega encodes MARVTVEDCLEHVDNRFQLVLLATKRARQLSRHPDDAKVGWENDKSTVVALREIAQGLITREYLTAATKQERFAIERPPVPNPQEPGMNALEEDDFE; translated from the coding sequence ATGGCAAGAGTAACCGTCGAAGACTGTCTGGAACACGTGGACAACCGCTTTCAGCTCGTTTTGCTGGCGACCAAGAGAGCTCGTCAATTGTCCCGTCATCCGGACGATGCCAAGGTAGGCTGGGAGAACGACAAATCGACCGTAGTCGCGCTTCGCGAAATCGCACAGGGCTTGATCACCCGCGAATACCTCACCGCGGCCACCAAACAGGAGCGATTCGCGATCGAGCGTCCCCCGGTACCCAATCCGCAGGAACCCGGGATGAATGCTCTCGAAGAGGATGATTTCGAGTAA
- a CDS encoding thioredoxin family protein, with amino-acid sequence MARTETPVCEFGKKAIDFALPGLDGQIWTLEKCKGPNGLLVMFICNHCPYVKAVQERIIRDVKELREHGINAVAIMSNDPTDYPEDSFENMKIVAEQFGYPFPYLYDETQQVAKAYGAVCTPDFFGYNKDMELQYRGRLDASKKETAPPDAKRELFEAMKQVAETGKGPEEQIPSMGCSIKWREETAPPKKLPKPKNPVRRNLFPSSESPISTLPANAL; translated from the coding sequence ATGGCGCGCACAGAAACTCCGGTTTGTGAATTCGGCAAGAAGGCGATCGATTTCGCTCTGCCCGGCTTAGACGGCCAAATCTGGACTCTGGAAAAGTGCAAGGGACCGAATGGCCTTCTGGTGATGTTCATCTGCAATCACTGTCCCTACGTCAAGGCCGTGCAGGAACGCATCATTCGGGACGTCAAGGAACTCCGGGAACACGGCATCAACGCCGTAGCGATCATGTCCAACGATCCGACCGATTACCCCGAAGACTCCTTCGAAAACATGAAAATCGTTGCCGAGCAGTTCGGCTATCCTTTCCCCTACTTGTACGACGAGACCCAGCAAGTGGCCAAGGCTTACGGGGCCGTCTGTACGCCGGACTTTTTCGGCTATAACAAGGACATGGAGTTGCAGTACCGCGGGCGGCTGGACGCCAGCAAAAAGGAAACCGCCCCGCCGGACGCGAAACGAGAGCTGTTCGAGGCCATGAAGCAGGTGGCGGAGACCGGCAAGGGTCCGGAGGAGCAGATCCCGAGTATGGGTTGTTCCATCAAGTGGCGCGAGGAAACGGCCCCCCCCAAAAAGCTGCCGAAGCCAAAAAATCCGGTACGAAGAAACCTCTTTCCTTCAAGCGAATCACCGATCTCGACCTTGCCGGCAAACGCGTTGTGA
- a CDS encoding phosphoglycerate kinase, with amino-acid sequence MTDLDLAGKRVVIRADLNVPVKNGKVTSDTRIRASLPTIEHCLRAGAKVMVMSHLGRPTEGEYTDEFSLKPVADRMTWLLGRKVPLVKDWLNGFDMNPREVVLFENVRFNKGEKKDDEALARKLAALCDIYVMDAFGTAHRAEASTHGVGSFAPETCAGLLLAAELDALSKALENPERPLLAIVGGSKVSTKLTVLDSLASKVDQLIVGGGIANTFIAAAGHPVGKSLYEADLIPEAKRLMEQAKAQGGEIPVPTDVVCAKEFAESAAATIKKVGEVAEDDLILDIGPETAARYAELIKAAGTIVWNGPVGVFEIDQFGEGTRTVSMAIAEAGGFSIAGGGDTLAAIEKYKIGDRVSYSSTGGGAFLEFLEGKTLPAVAMLEERSK; translated from the coding sequence ATCACCGATCTCGACCTTGCCGGCAAACGCGTTGTGATCCGTGCGGACCTGAACGTTCCCGTCAAGAACGGCAAAGTCACCAGCGACACCCGCATACGCGCGAGTTTGCCCACGATCGAACATTGCCTCAGAGCCGGCGCGAAAGTGATGGTCATGTCCCATCTCGGACGCCCGACCGAGGGCGAATACACCGACGAGTTTTCGCTGAAACCGGTGGCCGACCGCATGACCTGGCTGCTCGGCCGGAAAGTGCCCCTGGTGAAGGACTGGCTGAATGGCTTCGATATGAATCCTCGCGAGGTCGTTTTGTTCGAAAACGTCCGCTTCAACAAGGGCGAAAAGAAGGATGACGAGGCATTGGCCAGGAAACTGGCGGCGCTTTGCGATATCTACGTGATGGACGCCTTCGGGACCGCGCACCGAGCCGAGGCCTCCACCCACGGCGTGGGCAGCTTCGCGCCCGAAACCTGCGCCGGCCTTTTGCTCGCCGCGGAATTGGATGCATTGAGCAAGGCCCTGGAAAACCCCGAGCGCCCGCTGCTCGCTATCGTCGGCGGCTCCAAGGTATCCACCAAGCTGACAGTACTCGATTCGCTGGCATCCAAGGTGGACCAGCTCATCGTCGGCGGCGGCATCGCCAACACCTTCATCGCCGCAGCAGGCCATCCGGTGGGCAAATCCTTGTATGAGGCCGACCTGATTCCCGAAGCCAAGCGCTTGATGGAGCAGGCCAAAGCCCAGGGTGGCGAGATCCCGGTTCCGACCGACGTGGTCTGCGCGAAAGAATTCGCGGAATCGGCGGCGGCCACGATCAAGAAGGTCGGCGAAGTGGCCGAGGACGACCTGATCCTCGACATCGGGCCGGAAACCGCGGCGCGTTACGCGGAACTGATCAAAGCGGCCGGAACCATCGTTTGGAACGGACCGGTGGGCGTATTCGAAATCGATCAGTTCGGCGAAGGCACCCGCACCGTGTCGATGGCCATTGCCGAAGCCGGGGGCTTTTCCATCGCCGGCGGCGGCGACACGCTCGCGGCGATCGAAAAATACAAGATCGGCGATCGGGTATCCTATAGCTCGACCGGCGGCGGCGCGTTCCTGGAATTCCTGGAAGGCAAAACGCTTCCCGCCGTTGCGATGCTGGAAGAGCGGTCGAAATAA
- the hslU gene encoding ATP-dependent protease ATPase subunit HslU, which translates to MMHMTPREIVHELDKHIVGQAAAKRAVAIALRNRWRRMQIEPALREEITPKNILMIGPTGVGKTEIARRLARLANAPFIKVEATKFTEVGYVGRDVESIVRDLADAAVKMTRQTEMAKVRTRAEESAEERILSALLPGASGWSGEEAGPESATRQKFRQKLRNGELDDKEIEIEVSAAQIGVEIMAPPGMEEMSSQLQNLFQNLHAGRMRTRKLRVKDALKLLHEEESAKMINEEDIKLRAVEAVEQNGIVFIDEIDKICKRGEYGGPDVSREGVQRDLLPLVEGSTVSTKYGMVRTDHILFIASGAFHLSKPSDLIPELQGRLPIRVELNALTVEDFIRILTEPASSLTEQYAALLATEGVDLKFTKDGIARIAEISWEVNERTENIGARRLHTVLERLLETVSYEAADHAGKSVVVDAEYVDRYLSELAQDEDLSRYIL; encoded by the coding sequence ATGATGCATATGACTCCTCGAGAAATCGTCCACGAACTGGACAAACACATCGTCGGTCAAGCCGCCGCCAAGCGCGCGGTGGCGATAGCCTTGCGCAACCGCTGGCGGCGAATGCAGATCGAACCCGCTCTCCGCGAAGAGATCACGCCCAAGAACATTCTCATGATCGGCCCGACGGGCGTCGGCAAGACCGAAATTGCCCGGCGCCTGGCGCGACTCGCCAACGCACCGTTCATCAAAGTGGAAGCGACCAAGTTCACCGAAGTCGGCTACGTGGGGCGCGACGTGGAATCCATCGTTCGCGATCTGGCCGACGCCGCGGTGAAAATGACCCGCCAGACCGAGATGGCGAAAGTCCGAACCCGTGCCGAAGAATCGGCCGAAGAACGGATTCTGAGCGCTTTGCTGCCCGGCGCCTCGGGCTGGAGTGGAGAAGAAGCGGGGCCGGAATCGGCGACACGCCAGAAATTCAGGCAAAAACTCCGAAACGGCGAACTCGACGACAAGGAAATCGAAATCGAAGTCAGTGCCGCTCAGATCGGCGTGGAAATCATGGCGCCGCCCGGCATGGAAGAAATGAGCAGCCAACTCCAAAACCTGTTTCAGAATCTCCACGCGGGACGCATGCGCACCCGGAAATTGCGGGTCAAAGACGCGCTCAAGCTCCTGCACGAGGAAGAATCGGCCAAGATGATCAACGAAGAGGACATCAAGCTGCGTGCCGTGGAAGCGGTGGAGCAGAACGGCATCGTATTCATCGACGAAATCGACAAGATCTGCAAGCGTGGCGAGTACGGCGGCCCGGACGTTTCGCGCGAAGGCGTGCAACGGGACCTGCTACCTTTGGTGGAAGGCTCGACCGTGAGCACCAAATACGGCATGGTTCGAACCGACCACATCTTGTTCATCGCTTCCGGCGCGTTCCACCTTTCCAAACCTTCCGACCTGATTCCGGAACTTCAGGGACGCTTGCCGATTCGCGTCGAGCTGAACGCCCTGACGGTCGAAGACTTCATCCGCATCCTGACCGAACCGGCCAGTTCCCTGACCGAACAGTACGCCGCACTGCTGGCCACCGAAGGCGTCGATCTGAAGTTCACCAAGGACGGCATCGCCCGTATCGCCGAAATCAGCTGGGAAGTGAACGAACGTACCGAGAATATCGGCGCCCGCCGGCTGCATACGGTGCTGGAACGGCTGCTGGAAACGGTCTCTTACGAAGCGGCTGACCACGCCGGAAAATCCGTGGTCGTCGATGCCGAATATGTTGACCGCTATTTGTCCGAACTGGCGCAGGACGAAGACCTGAGCCGCTACATCCTTTGA
- the hslV gene encoding ATP-dependent protease subunit HslV, with protein sequence MEQFHGTTIVSVRRDNKVVIGGDGQVTMGNTVMKGNARKVRRLYHGRVLAGFAGATADAFTLFERFEGQLEKQRGNLTKAAVELVKDWRTDRMLRRLEALLAVADSKASLIISGNGDVIEPENGLIAIGSGGPFAQAAARALLENSELDAVDIVEKSLQIAADICIYTNRNLVIEELDMQRELHEHP encoded by the coding sequence GTGGAACAATTTCACGGCACCACCATCGTGTCCGTCCGCCGCGACAACAAAGTGGTCATCGGCGGCGACGGCCAAGTGACCATGGGCAACACCGTCATGAAAGGCAATGCCCGCAAGGTCCGCCGACTCTATCACGGCCGTGTGCTGGCCGGTTTCGCCGGCGCCACAGCCGATGCATTTACCTTATTTGAGCGCTTCGAAGGCCAATTGGAAAAACAGCGCGGCAACCTGACCAAGGCGGCCGTCGAATTAGTGAAAGACTGGCGTACCGACCGAATGCTGCGCCGGCTCGAGGCACTGCTCGCCGTCGCCGATTCGAAAGCCTCGTTGATCATTTCCGGCAACGGCGACGTCATCGAACCTGAAAACGGCCTCATCGCCATCGGCTCCGGCGGTCCCTTCGCGCAGGCGGCCGCACGCGCCCTGCTGGAAAATTCCGAATTGGACGCTGTCGACATCGTCGAAAAGTCGCTGCAAATTGCTGCCGACATCTGCATATACACCAACCGCAATCTGGTCATCGAAGAACTAGATATGCAACGGGAACTGCACGAACATCCATGA